In a genomic window of Ipomoea triloba cultivar NCNSP0323 chromosome 3, ASM357664v1:
- the LOC116011701 gene encoding cytochrome P450 CYP736A12-like, translating to MAWLWTTLAVFAALSLIHGLVRRMKGKKLPPGPRGLPILGHLHLLGKNPHQDLSKLAKEYGPIMYLRFGFVDNIIASSPQAAQLFLKTHDLVFASRPPHEAAKYLSYDQKNLSFSQYGPYWRNMRKLCTLELLSNLKINSFQATRREELFNLIESLKQAAFDRVAVDLSAKVFDLVADMSCRMVFGKKYEIKGIDERGFKAAINEAMQLVAKPNLGDYFPYLGKFDFQGLNRRMKAIAEDFDLFLERILDEHEQSGSSGQMTKDFVDIMLSIMKSGETEFQINREHVKSTLLDMIAGSIDTSATAIEWILSELLKHPQIMKKVQQELENKVGLNQMVEESDLKGLNYLEMVMKESFRIHPVGPLLLPREAREDCMVDGFHIPKKTRVIVNIWAIGHDPNVWANPEKFFPGRFEGNNIDYRGHNFEFIPFGSGRRSCPGLQLAITVVRLVVAQLVHCFDWILPNGMSSKELDMTEEFGIVVTRANHLMAIPHYRLHI from the exons ATGGCTTGGCTTTGGACCACGCTTGCTGTGTTTGCAGCTTTGTCTCTCATTCATGGCCTTGTAAGGAGGATGAAAGGCAAGAAATTGCCACCAGGTCCGAGAGGGCTTCCCATTTTGGGGCACCTTCACTTGCTGGGTAAAAATCCCCATCAGGATTTGAGCAAGCTAGCTAAAGAGTATGGTCCCATCATGTATTTGCGATTTGGGTTCGTTGACAATATTATTGCTTCATCTCCTCAGGCTGCACAGCTCTTCCTCAAGACTCATGATCTTGTTTTTGCAAGCAGACCGCCGCATGAAGCAGCTAAGTATCTCTCTTATGATCAAAAGAATTTGAGCTTTAGCCAATACGGTCCCTATTGGCGCAACATGCGCAAATTATGCACATTAGAGTTGCTTAGTAATCTCAAGATCAATTCATTTCAAGCCACGCGAAGAGAAGAATTGTTTAATCTTATTGAGTCACTCAAGCAAGCGGCTTTTGATCGTGTTGCTGTTGATTTGAGTGCTAAAGTTTTTGACTTGGTTGCAGACATGAGTTGCAGGATGGTGTTTGGGAAGAAGTACGAGATTAAGGGCATTGATGAGAGAGGTTTCAAAGCTGCAATTAACGAAGCTATGCAGCTAGTAGCTAAGCCAAATCTTGGAGATTATTTTCCTTATCTTGGTAAATTTGACTTTCAAGGATTGAATAGACGAATGAAAGCTATCGCCGAAGACTTTGATTTGTTCCTTGAGAGGATCCTTGATGAACATGAACAGAGTGGAAGTAGTGGCCAGATGACAAAGGATTTTGTAGATATCATGCTGTCCATCATGAAGTCTGGGGAAACAGAGTTTCAAATTAATCGCGAACATGTCAAATCTACTTTATTG GATATGATTGCAGGATCCATAGACACTTCAGCAACTGCAATTGAGTGGATATTGTCAGAACTCTTGAAGCACCCACAAATAATGAAGAAAGTTCAACAAGAATTAGAAAACAAGGTAGGTTTGAATCAGATGGTGGAGGAATCAGATTTGAAAGGTCTGAACTATTTAGAAATGGTCATGAAAGAATCATTTAGAATTCATCCTGTGGGACCATTACTTCTCCCTCGTGAGGCAAGGGAAGATTGCATGGTTGACGGGTTTCACATACCAAAAAAAACACGAGTCATTGTAAATATTTGGGCAATTGGACATGATCCAAATGTGTGGGCTAATCCGGAGAAATTCTTTCCAGGAAGGTTTGAAGGGAATAATATAGACTATAGAGGACACAATTTTGAATTCATTCCATTTGGTTCTGGCAGAAGAAGTTGTCCAGGTTTGCAACTTGCAATCACTGTGGTCCGACTAGTGGTGGCACAACTAGTGCACTGCTTTGATTGGATACTTCCGAATGGTATGTCATCCAAAGAGTTAGACATGACTGAGGAATTTGGTATTGTAGTAACTCGTGCCAATCACTTAATGGCCATTCCTCACTATCGATTACATATTTAA
- the LOC116014393 gene encoding pentatricopeptide repeat-containing protein At4g39620, chloroplastic-like, giving the protein MEFLVVPSSSGYLQLSSNPKFTHAFSLDYTKNPSCAPRKKTTIISCLSTQTRRKSGSASRSPSSEAEELVAQMMNSFTDKKPLVATLNKYVKMVRTEHCFLLFEELGKSDKWLQCLEVFRWMQRQRWYIADNGVYSKLISVMGRKGQTRMAMWLFSEMRNSGCRPDTSVYNSLISAHLHSKDKAKALAKAVGYFDKMKGMERCMPNVVTYNILLRAFAQARDVEKVNDLFKDLEESVVTPDIFTFNGVMDAYGKNGMIKEMESVLTRMKRYKLKPDIITFNLLVDAYGRKQEFEKMEQVFKSLLRSKEKPTNPTFNSMITNYGKARLRDKAEGIFQKMNDMGYKPSYITYECLIMTYGRCDSVSRARDIFDEMVETEKEKKVSTLNSMLDVYCMNGLTMEAHMLFESIHHSKIFPIDSSTYKLLYKAYTKADMKGLVEKLLKYMDGDGIIPNKRFFLDALGAFGSSPSSQKSTGKSIQSRTQASRARN; this is encoded by the exons ATGGAGTTCCTCGTAGTGCCTTCCTCATCTGGCTACCTTCAACTTTCTTCAAACCCTAAATTCACCCACGCTTTTTCGCTTGATTACACCAAGAACCCTTCATGTGCTCCCAGGAAGAAGACGACTATTATCAGTTGCCTCTCGACCCAGACCAGAAGAAAGTCTGGTTCAGCGAGCCGGAGCCCATCTTCGGAGGCTGAGGAGCTCGTTGCTCAAATGATGAACAGCTTCACGGACAAGAAGCCTCTGGTGGCCACTCTCAACAAGTACGTGAAAATGGTGCGTACAGAGCACTGTTTCTTGCTCTTTGAAGAGCTCGGCAAGAGTGACAAATGGCTTCAATGCCTTGAG GTATTCAGATGGATGCAAAGGCAGCGGTGGTATATAGCTGACAATGGGGTTTACTCAAAATTGATATCAGTTATGGGGAGGAAAGGGCAAACTCGAATGGCAATGTGGTTATTTTCCGAGATGCGTAATAGTGGGTGCAGGCCGGATACCTCAGTGTACAATTCGCTTATCTCGGCCCATCTCCATTCCAAGGATAAGGCCAAGGCCTTGGCGAAGGCGGTTGGGTACTTTGATAAGATGAAAGGGATGGAAAGATGTATGCCCAATGTTGTTACGTATAATATTCTTTTGAGAGCTTTTGCTCAGGCACGGGATGTTGAAAAGGTGAATGATTTATTCAAAGATCTTGAAGAGAGTGTTGTTACGCCTGATATCTTTACATTTAATGGCGTGATGGATGCCTATGGGAAAAATGGGATGATCAAGGAGATGGAGTCTGTGCTCACACGGATGAAGAGATATAAGTTGAAACCAGATAtcattacttttaatttgttggttgATGCGTATGGGAGGAAGCAAGAATTCGAAAAGATGGAACAGGTTTTTAAGAGCTTGTTGCGTTCAAAGGAGAAGCCAACTAATCCTACGTTTAATTCAATGATTACAAATTATGGTAAAGCGCGGCTCAGGGATAAGGCAGAAGggattttccagaaaatgaatgATATGGGGTACAAGCCAAGTTACATCACGTATGAATGTCTCATTATGACGTATGGGCGTTGTGACTCTGTCTCAAGGGCAAGAGATATATTTGATGAAATGGTTGAAactgaaaaggaaaagaaggttTCAACTCTGAACTCAATGCTTGATGTGTATTGCATGAATGGTTTAACTATGGAAGCACATATGCTGTTTGAGAGCATACATCATTCTAAAATCTTCCCCATTGACTCTTCAACATATAAGCTTCTGTACAAGGCATACACTAAAGCAGATATGAAAGGGCTGGTagagaaattgttgaaatatatgGATGGAGATGGCATCATCCCTAATAAGAGGTTTTTCCTGGATGCACTGGGGGCTTTTGGGTCTTCACCTTCAAGCCAAAAGTCCACTGGTAAGAGTATTCAGTCAAGAACACAGGCATCAAGGGCACGGAATTAG